GGCCCAGGCTCCCATGAGGATCGTCAGGATGCCCGCCACGAAGGCTGTGGTGGCGGCGACGGCGGCGAAGCCAAGGGAAGCTCCACTCGAGTCCGCCCCGGAAAGGATCAAAGGATTGAGGACCACGATGTAGCTCATGGCAAAGAACGTCGCGAAGCCGCCTCGGATTTCTCGCGAGTAGTTGGATCCGCGTTCCGAAATCTTGAAGTAGCGGTCGATGGCTGAGCCCTGCTTGAGCATGGAAGTCTCCGGGGATCGGGGAAGTGTGCTCTCAAATCCTATGCCCGCGGCTTCGGCCCTCCCGCGAATTCGCCTAGTCTGTAAGGAATCCAACACCAAGGGAGTCATTCGCTTATGCGCCCTATCCGCCAGCTGCTGGCCGTCGTCGTCGCTTGCACCGCGGTGCTTTTCTCTGCCGCCCTGTTCTCAGCGGCACCCGCCTTCGCGCACGACACGGCCGAGTCGACCTCACCGGCCAACGGTTCAACGGTTGCCAGCGTCCCGGACTCCGTGTCCATCACGTTCAACAACCGGCCGCTCCTGCTCGGCTCGCAGATCCGGGTGAACGACGCCTCAGGCCAGAACTGGGCGGATGGTTCCGTCGAGATTGTGGACGCCGTGGTGTCGCAGAAGCTGAAGCCCGGCGCGCCTGCCGGCGCATTCACCGTCATCTGGCGGGTTGTCAGTTCGGATTCGCACCCCATCGAAGGCACCTTCACGTTCACCGCCAAGGCAGGAAGTACGACGGCGGGCAGCGGCTCCGCGAGCACCGCACCATCTGTCGAGGTGCCCACCGCCGGCACTGCCGCACCGGGTACGACCGCGACGCCGGAGAAGGTGCCCGATGCCTCCCAGCCGTTCCCCTGGAGCATTGTGGTCTTCGCTGTGGTGGCCGCAGGCTTGCTGGTCTTCCTGGGCATCACCGCACGACGGCGGCTGGCAGGCGGGGATCCCGGGGACGCTGACGGTTCGGGGGATGGCGAGGGGTCCGGGGACGACCAGGACTCGTAGCGCCGGGGTTTGTGCGCGGACTCTATCTAGGCCGAGACGGGAACTGCTGCAAAGGTGCCGGTGAGGGCCCCGTGGACGCTGTCCGGGTAGACCTTGGCGGATATCGCCTGG
This genomic interval from Arthrobacter sp. FW306-2-2C-D06B contains the following:
- a CDS encoding copper resistance CopC family protein, translating into MRPIRQLLAVVVACTAVLFSAALFSAAPAFAHDTAESTSPANGSTVASVPDSVSITFNNRPLLLGSQIRVNDASGQNWADGSVEIVDAVVSQKLKPGAPAGAFTVIWRVVSSDSHPIEGTFTFTAKAGSTTAGSGSASTAPSVEVPTAGTAAPGTTATPEKVPDASQPFPWSIVVFAVVAAGLLVFLGITARRRLAGGDPGDADGSGDGEGSGDDQDS